The DNA region CGCGACGACGTGCCGCGCCGCGTCGATGACCCGCGTGCCGGTCAGCGGCGACTCCGAGATCGCGGCGATGCGCCCGTCGCGCACCCCGACGTGCCGAACGGCATCGAGGCCCGAAGCCGGGTCGATCACGCGGCCGTTGGCGATGACCAGGTCGTAGGTGGGGGTGGGTGGCCGCGAGCAGGCCGCGGCGAGGACCAGGCAGCCAATCGCGCCCAGGCGTCTGCGGGTCATGAGGGTCTCCTTACCGCGCGCGAGCGAGCCGCGTCACGACGTCCCAGTTGAAGCGCACGAAGGCGTGCAGCGACGACTCGAGAATCCGCTCCTGGTCGCTGTGGGCGCCGAAGCCCTTCGGGCCATCCTCGCTGTCGGTGAGCGGGCCGACGCCGTAGCACTGCATGCCCTTCGAGCGCAGGAACGCCATGTCGGTGGCCCCGGTGCTCATCGTCGGCAGCGTGGTGACCTTGCCGTACGTCTCGACCGTCGCCGCCTCGATGGCCGCGAAGGCCTCCGAGTCGATGCGCGAGGGCGGCGCGCCCGGACGCGTGTTGCGCTGGTTGCGCGCCACCTCGACGGCCGGATCGGCGATCACCTTGCGCAACTGATCGAGGAAGGCGTCGAGATCCTCGTCGGGCAGGGCGCGCACGTCGAGCGTCGCCTTCGCCTCCGACGGGATGACGTTCACCTGGAAGCCGCCTTCGAGGATGTTGGGCGACACCGAGGTGCGCAGCATCGAGTGGTGGCGCGGCTCGCGCTCGGCGAGGTGGTCCTGCACGGAGGCCGCCCGCTGCGGGTCGAGCAGGGCGCGATAGCGCCGTGCATCCTCGGCGCTGCTGATCGTCGCGAGGCGCTCGAAGTAGGCCCGCGTCGTGTCGTTGAGCCGCATCGTCGACTGCCAGTCGGCGATCTTCGTCACGGCCCGCGCCAGGTGCACGACCGCGTTGGTGCGGAGCGGCACCGACCCGTGTCCCGACGGGCCCTTCGCCGTCAGGGTGACGCCGTAAGGAATCTTCTCGGACGACTGGACGGTCGCGAAGCGTACCTGCCCGCCCGTGCGCGTCACGCCGCCGCCCTCCGCCAGGCAGTACTCGGCCTCGATCTCCGGCCAGTGCTGCTCGACCATGAACTTGATCCCGACCTGCGTGCTGGCTTCCTCGCCGGCCTCGGCCAGGAAGATCACGTCGCGGTCGAGCGGCACGTTCAGCCGCTTCAACTGCAGCATCACCATCAGCGCGGCGACGACGTTGTCCTTGTCGTCGACGGTGCCGCGCCCGTACACGTAGCCGCCCTCGCGGGTCGCCGAGAAGGGCGGATGGGACCACTTCGACGCGTCGACCTTCACCACGTCGGTGTGTCCCATGATCAGCAGCGGCTTCTTCTTCCCCGAGCCCTTGAGCCGTGCCACGAGGTTGGGGCGCGCGGGATCGTTCGCGAAGCGCTTCGTCTCGATGCCCGCCTGCTTCAGCACGCCCTCGAGGTAGTCGACGACCACGCCCTCGTTGCCGGGCGGATTGCTGGTGTCGAGCCGCAGGATGGCCTGGAAGTGCCGCATCGTCTCGTCTTCCAGGGCCGTCCAGTCGGGAGTGGTCGCCTGGGCGCGGAGTGGCGCGTGGCCGAGCGAGGGAAGCGCGAGGAGGAGGAGCAGCGCAGCGAGACGTCTGAGCATGGGGGAAATGATCGCACGTCGGGTAGGGCGGGGTGTCCCACCCCGCCGCTATCGACAACGGCGCGGTCGGAGACCGCGCCCTACCCGCCGAGCAACGCGTCGGCGAGGATCTCCACCGTGTGCCTGACGGCGATGGCCGGCGTCCCCGCCTGCAGGTGCGTGGCGATCTGCACAAGGCAGCCGATGTTGCCGGCCGTGACGATGGTCGCTCCCGTCGAACGAATCGCGTCGGCCTTCCGTCGCCCGAGCTCGGCGGCCAGCTCCGGCTGCTCCACGTTGTAGAGCCCCGCCGACCCGCAGCACAGGTCGCCTTGCGGGATCTCCACCAGCCGCAGACCCTCCACCTGCGTCAGCAGCGCGCGCGGCGCGCGGCGGATGCCCTGCGCATGCGACAGGTGACAGGCGTCGTGGTAGGCCACGACGCTCGCGCCCGTGGCCCGCATCGGCGCCACGAGCCCCACGGCATCGAGGAACTCCGCGACGTCCTGCACGCGCGACCCGCAGGCGGCCACGGCGAGCGCCTGGTCGCGGCCGGCGAACGCGTGACCGTACTCCTTCATCGCCGACCCGCACCCGGCGGCGGTGGTGACGATGGCATCGACGTCGGTGGGCAGGGCACGGGCCAGCGTGGTGGCGTGTGCATACGCCCGGTCGTCGTCGCCCACATGCAGTGCGAGGGCGCCGCAGCAGCCCTGGCCGCGTGGCACGACGACCTCGATCCCGTTGGCCGCCAGCACCTGCAGTGCCGCGTGGTTGATGCCTGGCGACAGCACCTGCTGTGCGCACCCGGCCAGAAGCGCCACGCGCGCGCGGCGCGTCCCTCTCGCCGGCACGTGGGCCGGCAGCGGCGCTGCCGGCGGCAGGGCCGTGGGCAGGAGGGCGAGCATCGGCTGGACGGCGGCCGGGAGCAGCGGGGCGGCGCGCTGCGCGAACTGGCCGAGGCGGACCGCCGTACGGAAACGGGCCGGCGATTCCAACGTGTCGAGCAGCACGCGGCGCCGGACGCGCGCGACCAGCGAGGTGGCCTGTTCACCGGCGGCCGCGCGGAACGGGGTGAGCAACTCGCCGTACGGCACGCCGGACGGACAGGCGGTGACGCACGCGAGGCACCCGAGGCAGCGGTCGACGTGCGGGCGCGCCTCGTCGAGCGCAAGGTCACCCTCGAGCACCTGCTTCATCAGCACGATGCGGCCACGCGGCGAGTCGCGCTCCTCGCCGAGCACCTGGTAGGTGGGACACGCGGCGAGGCAGAAGCCGCAGTGGACGCAGGTCTCGATGGCGTGGGCCATCGAGGCGCGGGCGGGCGTGGCCGGCGAGGCGGGGATGCGGTGCTGCATGTCAGAAGCGCCCGTCAGGATCGAGGACGGCCTTGAGTCGCGCCTCGACGGGGGAATCAACGTGCGCACCGAGGAACGGCCGCCCACTCGCGCCG from Luteitalea sp. TBR-22 includes:
- a CDS encoding M20/M25/M40 family metallo-hydrolase, whose amino-acid sequence is MLRRLAALLLLLALPSLGHAPLRAQATTPDWTALEDETMRHFQAILRLDTSNPPGNEGVVVDYLEGVLKQAGIETKRFANDPARPNLVARLKGSGKKKPLLIMGHTDVVKVDASKWSHPPFSATREGGYVYGRGTVDDKDNVVAALMVMLQLKRLNVPLDRDVIFLAEAGEEASTQVGIKFMVEQHWPEIEAEYCLAEGGGVTRTGGQVRFATVQSSEKIPYGVTLTAKGPSGHGSVPLRTNAVVHLARAVTKIADWQSTMRLNDTTRAYFERLATISSAEDARRYRALLDPQRAASVQDHLAEREPRHHSMLRTSVSPNILEGGFQVNVIPSEAKATLDVRALPDEDLDAFLDQLRKVIADPAVEVARNQRNTRPGAPPSRIDSEAFAAIEAATVETYGKVTTLPTMSTGATDMAFLRSKGMQCYGVGPLTDSEDGPKGFGAHSDQERILESSLHAFVRFNWDVVTRLARAR
- a CDS encoding (Fe-S)-binding protein, giving the protein MQHRIPASPATPARASMAHAIETCVHCGFCLAACPTYQVLGEERDSPRGRIVLMKQVLEGDLALDEARPHVDRCLGCLACVTACPSGVPYGELLTPFRAAAGEQATSLVARVRRRVLLDTLESPARFRTAVRLGQFAQRAAPLLPAAVQPMLALLPTALPPAAPLPAHVPARGTRRARVALLAGCAQQVLSPGINHAALQVLAANGIEVVVPRGQGCCGALALHVGDDDRAYAHATTLARALPTDVDAIVTTAAGCGSAMKEYGHAFAGRDQALAVAACGSRVQDVAEFLDAVGLVAPMRATGASVVAYHDACHLSHAQGIRRAPRALLTQVEGLRLVEIPQGDLCCGSAGLYNVEQPELAAELGRRKADAIRSTGATIVTAGNIGCLVQIATHLQAGTPAIAVRHTVEILADALLGG